Below is a window of Garra rufa chromosome 24, GarRuf1.0, whole genome shotgun sequence DNA.
TTTAATGCAGTGATTGTGTGCATTTGTTATGACACTGATGCATGATGCACAGCTCTTCAGCTTTTAGatttattcttcaaaaaaaaaaaaagttttataaaacaaaaatagtttttaaaaaccAGTTTTGTTTTTCCTACAGGGCAGGGGAAGGGAAGATAATTTCTAATCAGTAGTAGTACacatctaaatgtttttgttttgcattcagaatatgtccaGATATATTTCAGCCTAATAGGGATAGCAACACTCGGTGACAACCACTCAAAAaaccccagcaactgcatagtGACACTCtgacaaccactcaaaacaccccagcaactgcatagtgacaccctgacaaccactcaaaacaccccagcaactgcatagtgacaccctgacaaccactcaaaacaccccagcaactgcatagcaacacactgacATCCACTTAACAAACCCTCACAGCCCTTtaaacacccagaacaccccagcaactgcatagcaacacactgacAACCACTTAACAAACCCTCACAGCCCTTtaaacacccagaacaccccagcaactgcatagcaacactctctCACAATtactcagaacaccccagcaactgcatagaaacacAATGACAACCACTTAACAAACCCTCACAGCACGTtaaacacccagaacaccccagcaactgcatagcaacacactgacAACCACTTAACAAACCCTCACAGCCCTAtaaacacccagaacaccccagcaactgcatagcaacacactgacAACCACTTAACAAACCCTCACAGCCCTTtaaacacccagaacaccccagcaactgcatagcaacacactgacAACCACTTAACAAACCCTCACAGCCCTTtaaacacccagaacaccccagcaactgcatagcaacactctcaCAATTACTCAGAACatcccagcaactgcatagcaacgcacTCACAACTCACACTAGTTTACACAGAAAAGCACCACTCACAAAAGTTCAGCTATTCTGATACATGACTAAAGAACGTCAGTGGCAATAAAGTACTGACGTGAATAAAAAATGGAATGGACTTTTCCAACAATCAGCGTACAGTGCTGGCAACAGTGGTTTATAAGAGAGGATAGAGGCTGTCAGTATGTGAGGTCTACATATGTACAAAACAGACCACAGCACAGCTCACGAAACTTCTTGAGAAACTGTGGTAAAAAATGACATAGCATCTAATAAGGTGACTGATTAACAGAAGCAGAAGTGGGTTTCTGTAAACAATGATGAGGCAAAGTAGCACAATAAATAACTTAAAACctatatttttatagctttttgaTGCCAAGGACccctattttatattttattcatatttaattaatatttcatatttttttcatcaATATCAGTAAAAGCAGAAAACTCAAAACAATGCAAAAACAAACTACTCTTTAATAGATATTCCACAAAACTATATAAAGATTTGTTTGTTGATCTTTTTTTACTTCAAATGCCAATTTTTTTATGTATCTTTGTATGTTGTATGTTGGTTTCATAtatttgaaaaacatttacatttaaaatttttaaaacattttaatatattgattttgatatatttttcgtACTGCTAGAATACATGTGTAAATAATGCATAAATATTaagcattatttattttatgtttttgcctGCTAATAAACCCTTTTTGGTAATTAAAAtactgctaaaataaaatataaatattagatgaaaaaacgTTTTGGAAAGCAGAAATAAGAGTGTTTAAGCACTAATATTACTATAACTAtttaaagctaaaaaataaattcaaataaaaactgaaaataaaaaatgaaagctAAATTTAATATATGAATCACTTAAATTTTATACATCTAATGCATTTATTCCTTTATCATTCACAGTATTAATTTAGTATTTGTTAATAACTCTGATctatcttttgttaataaaatgcatttttattacacTCGTGTTTTTCTTCTGTTGATAATACAGTAAGAGGTTCTACAAGTTAACCACACTTTAAGTGACCTTATTTTACCTCCCTAGGTTGGTGAAAGCAAAATCTGGCATAATATGGCAACACACGTGGACGAATGCGGAAGTGGTTGTTAGGTAACAGGTAAGCAAATATATATGATAGATTATACAAGTAATAGTCATGTACAGATGATTTGAATAGATATGAAGGAAGTCACCCTATGAATTACAGCATATTtctgtattataattattactggTGTTTGTAGGTATTGTTAGATGAAGCAGTATGCAATGGTGTAATATTAAACAGTTCTAAACTGTCACTTACATAGTAAATTTGTAATTTGATTGACTGTGTTAGCTATCCAAATTGTAGATATTAAAAATAGTGACTTGTTTActgtaaacacacaaaaaaaaggccAGCTgacataaaatgaaaaaaaaagggtTATTTAGTTGGTGAACAAGTCTACAGTACTGTTATTAAATACAGTATGTGCTGCATAAAACATTGAGCCATTACTTGCAAATAGTCTGTGGGTTCCACTTTCCCCTTCATAGCATCAACAAGCTTcgcttttgtattgtttttgaaaTTGCGACCTCTAGCGGCGAAAAATATTGTGCCTATAAGGAAAAACAACAGGAACAAAACAATATACCCATTTATactgaaactgaaaaaatgtTTCAATTCCATTAAAGAATTTAATTCTTAAAAATGTTTTAGTGATCTTTTTTTAAGCGAGTTTCATGGCAACCACATTCTgggattttatatttatttattcattcatttagatttgtttgcacagATTTTGTGGCTTAATAATGGGATGTAGATGTTAAAACATATTGCTGGAACTTTGTATAAATGAGGACAATACAGTCTGTACTTAAGCAATGAGAACAACAGCACTGCCTACACATGACCAGCAGATAGCAGCAGCTCATGAAGGTTCTCTCTCTAAAACAAGGAACATGGTCAGcaaatttttttttagctttaattttgTGTCACTTTTTATATCTCCCAGCATAGGTTGCCCTATTAGGGTATAAAAAAGCCTAAGTCAAATTATGCTGCATGTATAACATGTCTAAGTGTCTTAAATTTGAGGCATATTCTTGTATTTTTACACTGCTGAACTGTCTAGTCTTCAACTTTAAGGTTGGGAAATTCCAACCCAAATCAAAAACATAACTTGAAAAATAACCCTGAAGACTTTGGTTAGATTATTCAGTGTGTTGATCAGGGTTGGTGGCAAGACTGGGTTTAACTAACAGAGTAAAGAAATTTTATCATCTGACtggtaaaaatacaaaaacattacTCCTACAGAAGCCATAAATGCACAGTGCATTtactgcatttacagtataagtGCATTGTTTGTCAGCAAGCAAAAGAAATGAAATCTTCTGGTTGGTAAAGATACAAAAACATTACTCCTACAGTAGATCAATTCTCAATCAATGCTTCattgtcattaaataacagtttaattagttttttttctcagtttttagAAACTGAAGGCCTatttaaataaactaattttCTCCATAGaggaactgatttttttttaaagttaaacaaCAGATCTACTACGAGCTCTGAGGTTATTTGAGGTTAAACTATATATACTTCTGTTGAAACCATCAGTCTGTTATTTAAAAGTTTAACAACAGAATCCCTGGTATACAACTACACTACCCATAAACCTGCAGAGAAATATCCACCAATCAGAGAACTGGAATTATGCACAGACACTGTAGTTGTAATGCTGGGAAATTTTATTTATTAGCCCTTATAGCTTTGCAAGCCAATTAAAACGTTTTAACAGATTATAGAGAGTGACAAAACTGTGTGACATTACACCTGATCAGACTCAGTTATTTTGAGCCACCACCACATTTCCAGTGATCTCATATTTGATGGTGTTCCAGTCAAACACGTTTCCCTTCGGCACATACGGTTCCTGGTTTGAATGAACCGCCCTAATCTCACTGCTGGAGAGAACACGAATTTGCACATCTGTAACTTCTCCTACAAAGCTCTGCTCTGCATCAAAGGCACTCAGATATTTATCCCAGTCTTGGCCGAGCAGTACGGTGCCGCCAGGACGGATTGACAGACCCTTTCCATACAACTGGAACAAACTGCGACGTCCATCCACCCAAAAGGCAGTAAGACCAGTCGCAGAGTCCCAGGTGACGCACAGGTGAGTCTGGAAGGTGGAGAGAGGAGGCAGATGGAAAAATGCTGCATCGCCACTAGACTGAATATACAAGGACAAACTACCATTTTTCTCTCTCCACACATTGAGTTCATCAACATCAGGCGTGCGGTAGGTGAACAAAATAACTTCCCTCTCGCCCTGGAGCTCGATCGCAACACGCATGCAGAGTGTAAATGCTGAAAGACTCAGTGGCTTTTTAGGAGTGAGTTTTACGTAGCTGGAATCAGTCTTGGTTGGAAACAGAAGCACTTTACCAGCGAGACCCACTGCAAGACAAAACCAAAATAAACCGTGAAAAAATATAGATCTCCCACAACAGAGAAGCAAAATCCTGATTACCAAAAAATCTGTGTTGATTAAAAAAATGTGGTATACCTTGAGTAGCTGCTGGTTTCAGAGACAGGAGACAGAAAACCACTGGAGCCAACATCTTGTTGCAGGTCTGAAGGAAAAAGGCAAAAagaaaagtgatttttttaatatattaaattacaacAGTTTATTACTACTAAATGTGTTTAATCAATTTTTAGGTTAAGAATACTTACGATGATCAGCAGGTCTTGAATGAGAGAAGATCACTTCGGTTTAGTTGTTTGTCCCTAGATGGGCACTCTTTTATTTTAACCTGAAAAAGGGAAATTGGCATGTCCTGCAGTGACACGCCATGTAATTTGTAGTTCACagtagccgcttttccactgtcgggccagtgcgagccggTGCTAAGAGCGTGCtgggcggggccaatggcctcgagtctcaagcaccaaggccaaaagtaagctgtgtttccactatcgagccagtagcctcgctgcgcaaacctaaagcccgccctttacacacctccttgGATCAAACGTCATAGGTTATCAGTTATAGGTTAATTTAATGAGAGACTATATTAATCATGAATACTTGTATAGGATTACAAAAAAGCTAGAAGTTCATTTACTGCAAATGATGGAAAAACCAGCAAATAgcatttcactttcattttacaCTGACATAAATTTTAACCTgatgtttttgacattttaatcATAACACTTCCCAATAATGCTTCCTATAATGACTCTTTATACTCATCAAATCAGTACAAtcatgttttatgtttgttttatgaAAAATACCTAGAGGAAAATTTAAATGCTCAACAGTCACTCTTTCATAGTCTCATTTAGAGATTTTTTCCAAGCACCTCTGAAACTACAGGAgacatttttttttggaaacaagTAGCATTGCACTTTGTAATAAGTCTCCATTTGCTCTCCATTGCTGTTCAGAAGAATTGGTTGAGTCATTTGATTTGTGATTTTTGTGATTTATGCCATTTTACAGACATCAGAAGCGAAAAAACAGAGAGTGAACAGGGGAAACAGAGGATTCAGTGTTAAAGGGATGAAAGAGGGATTGAGCCTCCGCAGCGTCTATGCAACCGTGTCGAGCGTTTGTCTCTCAGAGAGAGAGATGCTAAACGCACCATGACGCTGGAAATTGCTGTTGGGTACCGAAAACAGACCAGGTACAAGAAATCAGTTTATTCTTTTCATTTTTGGTATTGGGTTTCTCTGTGTACTTCGTAATTGTTTTGTTGAGCCAGTAGTTTGGGGTATGCTGGTGTTCTGCTTTATCCACTAATTTTTTGAACACTGTTAAAGAAAATACAGAATTATTTAACACAGTACAGCAGTCTTTATGGCTCTTAAGAAGATTTTTAtggtttatatttaaatattaatgctttttatttagctaggatgtataaaattgatcaaaagtgaaagacTTCTATAAAAGATtcatatatcaaataaatgctgatgttttgaactttctaatcatcaaaaactcctggaaaaaaaaatgtatcatggttttcacaaaatatgaagcagcacagctgtttttaacactgatgataagaaatgtttttgagaagcaaatcagcattagactgatttctgaaggatatcaGTCATGTTACACTGAGGACGGGAGTAATAAtgtttcagatttgatcacagcaatcaattacattttaaaacataatacaatataaaccagttattttaaattgcaaaaatattacaCTATAATCACAATATTATTGTCAAAtaccagggccgtgcagagacctttaaaggggcaggtgctcaaagtataaaaacactgttagacatttctgtaatttctacagtatatcacccagtataaaacagcaaattccctttaaagtaaataactgtaattccc
It encodes the following:
- the LOC141300164 gene encoding C-reactive protein-like, coding for MLAPVVFCLLSLKPAATQVGLAGKVLLFPTKTDSSYVKLTPKKPLSLSAFTLCMRVAIELQGEREVILFTYRTPDVDELNVWREKNGSLSLYIQSSGDAAFFHLPPLSTFQTHLCVTWDSATGLTAFWVDGRRSLFQLYGKGLSIRPGGTVLLGQDWDKYLSAFDAEQSFVGEVTDVQIRVLSSSEIRAVHSNQEPYVPKGNVFDWNTIKYEITGNVVVAQNN